In Homo sapiens chromosome 11, GRCh38.p14 Primary Assembly, one DNA window encodes the following:
- the OR5W2 gene encoding olfactory receptor 5W2, giving the protein MDWENCSSLTDFFLLGITNNPEMKVTLFAVFLAVYIINFSANLGMIVLIRMDYQLHTPMYFFLSHLSFCDLCYSTATGPKMLVDLLAKNKSIPFYGCALQFLVFCIFADSECLLLSVMAFDRYKAIINPLLYTVNMSSRVCYLLLTGVYLVGIADALIHMTLAFRLCFCGSNEINHFFCDIPPLLLLSRSDTQVNELVLFTVFGFIELSTISGVFISYCYIILSVLEIHSAEGRFKALSTCTSHLSAVAIFQGTLLFMYFRPSSSYSLDQDKMTSLFYTLVVPMLNPLIYSLRNKDVKEALKKLKNKILF; this is encoded by the coding sequence ATGGACTGGGAAAATTGCTCCtcattaactgatttttttctcttgggaATTACCAATAACCCAGAGATGAAAGTGACCCTATTTGCTGTATTCTTGGCTGTTTATATCATTAATTTCTCAGCAAATCTTGGAATGATAGTTTTAATCAGAATGGATTACCAACTTCACACACCAATGTATTTCTTCCTCAGTCATCTGTCTTTCTGTGATCTCTGCTATTCTACTGCAACTGGGCCCAAGATGCTGGTAGATCTACTTGCCAAGAACAAGTCAATACCCTTCTATGGCTGTGCTCTGCAATTCTTGGTCTTCTGTATCTTTGCAGATTCTGAGTGTCTACTGCTGTCAGTGATGGCCTTTGATCGGTACAAGGCCATCATCAACCCCCTGCTCTATACAGTCAACATGTCTAGCAGAGTGTGCTATCTACTCTTGACTGGGGTTTATCTGGTGGGAATAGCAGATGCTTTGATACATATGACACTGGCCTTCCGCCTATGCTTCTGTGGGTCTAATGAGATTAATCATTTCTTCTGTGATATCCCTCCTCTCTTATTACTCTCTCGCTCAGATACACAGGTCAATGAGTTAGTGTTATTCACCGTCTTTGGTTTTATTGAACTGAGTACCATTTCAGgagttttcatttcttattgttaTATCATCCTATCAGTCTTGGAGATACACTCTGCTGAGGGGAGGTTCAAAGCTCTCTCTACATGCACTTCCCACTTATCTGCGGTTGCAATTTTCCAGGGAACTCTGCTCTTTATGTATTTCCGGCCAAGTTCTTCCTATTCTCTAGATCAAGATAAAATGACCTCATTGTTTTACACCCTTGTGGTTCCCATGTTGAACCCCCTGATTTATAGCCTGAGGAACAAGGATGTGAAAGAGGCcctgaaaaaactgaaaaataaaattttattttaa